The sequence GCGTGGTGGCCAGCCCGCGACCGAAGCGCATCTTCGAAATCAGGCCAATCCGCTGGTTGCTGGAAAAAGGTGCGGTGGTCATCTGCGCCGGTGGCGGCGGCATCCCGACGGTCTATGACCAGGAGCGGAAACTGCACGGCATCGAGGCGGTGATCGACAAGGATCTCTGCTCCGCGCTGCTGGCCGAGCAGCTCGAGGCGGACCTGCTGGTGATCGCCACCGACGTCGACGGCGCCTATCTGGACTGGGGCACAGCGCAGCAGCGGCGCATCGCCGAGGCCCATCCCGACCAGTTGGAAGGGTTGGGTTTTGCAGCCGGTTCGATGGGACCGAAGATTCAGGCGGCCTGCGAATTCGCGCGCAACACCGGCAGGACGGCGGTCATCGGCTCACTCGGTGATATCGAGGCGATCGTCCAGGGGCAGGCGGGGACCCGCATCAGCCTGGCGGCGAGCGGACCGGACTAGCCCGACACGCCCGGGCATGGTCGCGACGCAGGCGTCAGCTGCCACGTCGCGGCGAGGCCGAGGCGAAGTCACGCGGCCCCAGCGACGAGCGCAGCTTGTAGCGATCCCCAGGGTGGATCAGCCGCGCGTAGCTGATCAGGTGATCCTCCGACCAGGTGCGGCGGATCATGCTCAGGCACGGCGTCGCCGGGTCCATGGCCAGCCATTCGGCGGTCTGGCGATCGACCAGCACGGCCTCGACGACATGCTCCACATCGGAGATCGGGCAGGCCGCCACCAGCACCTCGTTGGGCGTGTGCCGGGCGAAATCGGTCTGCAGGTAATCCGGCACCCAGCGCGGGTTGACGTAGCGATCCTCCAGTTGGATGGGCAGGCCGTTTTCGCGGTGCACCAGGATGCTGTGAAAGGTCGGCGTGCCGACTCGCACGCCGAGCCGCAGGGCGACCTCGTCATCGGCCTCGATCGCCTCGCAGCGCAGTATCAGGTTGCTGTATTCGTTGCCGCGCCCGCGGACCTCGGCGGCGATGTTCAGCACCTCGTGCAGCGAAGACTCGGCCTTGCGATCGGTGACGAAGGTGCCGAGCCCGGCCTGGCGGATCAGGTAACCCTTCTG comes from Stutzerimonas stutzeri and encodes:
- the hutC gene encoding histidine utilization repressor, giving the protein MASNTPRYRVIEQYLLERISAGDFPVNHQIPAEEQLARDFGVSRMTANKAIRDLVQKGYLIRQAGLGTFVTDRKAESSLHEVLNIAAEVRGRGNEYSNLILRCEAIEADDEVALRLGVRVGTPTFHSILVHRENGLPIQLEDRYVNPRWVPDYLQTDFARHTPNEVLVAACPISDVEHVVEAVLVDRQTAEWLAMDPATPCLSMIRRTWSEDHLISYARLIHPGDRYKLRSSLGPRDFASASPRRGS
- the arcC gene encoding carbamate kinase, encoding MRIVVALGGNALLRRGEPLSAENQRENVRTACAQIARIAPGNELVVAHGNGPQVGLLALQGAAYTDVPSYPLDVLGAETEGMIGYIIEQELGNLLPVEVPFATLLTQVEVDANDPALAQPSKPIGPVYSREEAERLAAAKGWSIAADGDHFRRVVASPRPKRIFEIRPIRWLLEKGAVVICAGGGGIPTVYDQERKLHGIEAVIDKDLCSALLAEQLEADLLVIATDVDGAYLDWGTAQQRRIAEAHPDQLEGLGFAAGSMGPKIQAACEFARNTGRTAVIGSLGDIEAIVQGQAGTRISLAASGPD